One Ahaetulla prasina isolate Xishuangbanna chromosome 17, ASM2864084v1, whole genome shotgun sequence genomic window carries:
- the ARHGEF11 gene encoding rho guanine nucleotide exchange factor 11 isoform X9, translated as MLQQEEAELQRCYEVYSQNPASLLEEQIEGARRRVSQLQLKIRQEMGELVDAPRLPSDSSSFGSRLTDGGLSIDSQDRDSGLDSGTERFPSVSEISLNRNSVLSDPGLDSPHTSPVAASRLFMHHRRQGSDTPFSPSAEQSLDHMLRTSIIGPEEDYDPGYLDNENDSLFQDLGKLKMRPAHLGVFLRYIFSQADPSPLLLYLCVDVYQQMSPKEARALGKDIWHIFLDKTAPLRVKVSDQLLAEIDARLRNGEDAQSAFFEVQEAVMPEIQEQIQDYRTKRTMGLGSLYGENDLLELDGELQKERQVAEKQMAQLGDILSKYEDRSSPMSFALKTYMIHMGICPREARLASVVEKSQEKDKWLPFFPKTKKSSSGKKEKEATVEDKKRNPILKYIAKPKSSSQSTFHVPLSPVEVKPGNVRTIIQHFENSQNHDGQEAGLQRLSTGSFPEDLLDSDSSRAEVRLGRSESLKGREELRRLRKAENVPRSRSDVDMDAAAEAARLHQSASSSASSLSTRSLENPTPPYTPKTGRRSIESPSLGFSSEAFLPHLLEDELGQFSDLEMEPDSQNWQHTVGREAAAQLPQREIDRQEVINELFVTEASHLRTLRVLDLVFYQRLKREGHLSREELALLFPNLPELIEIHNSLSESMKKLREEGPVVKEVGDLMLSRFDGAALEEFQQVVAEFCAYQSMALELIRTKKRKETRFQLFMQDAESHPQCRRLQLKDLIISEMQRLTKYPLLLDSLIKHSSGQTADYRKLCRARDQCREALRYVNEAVKQAENQQRLESYQKRLDATSLERTSNPIAAEFKNLDLRGRRMIHEGPLVWRISKDKTVDLQVLLLGDLLVLLQRQDERLVLKCHSRTVLGSSDPKQTFSPVLRLGSILIRSVATDKRALFIICTSELGPQIYELVASTSLEKNTWMELLEEAVKSATQAATLPPQPHTQELCPHQPAPTSFIFPDAEIAPRLGQGSSPPARDAEEEEEEGVSDHTPTEAFADEQLEVGHPEEEEEEEEEGNLPTTPPLLPLEEAPPQRLPCLESMAESALGDVETLRRLLLHSFPPCQDSEPEDDLTPTPSGVGPSRHWGLTSASQEEALKGPHTSAVPGLPERDPQGHVPSSGPASDPGPGSGLEEVGPPVVQSGDQRSETPSCYLVVRKAEVEGSESARLLMAKDSQGGTDAGAPPNADGNTFYLSLPADSKEPQECAESVGEAVGALSWAPSLPPTVSLPGCQESTGETPARWLSPAEFSAPSQGMREADAIFRTIEQLTLKLTKLKDVEGAYRQLLLRQPPPKGHFTTEATPGQGSTSLPEPSRRSPSTHRGSGVSHPSLPSSPQSPVAAKPDVNGLPFALPEDGSQEVTL; from the exons ATGCTGCAGCAGGAAGAGGCCGAATTGCAG CGATGTTACGAGGTCTACAGCCAGAATCCCGCTTCTTTGCTTGAGGAGCAGATCGAGGGGGCTCGGCGGAGGGTCAGCCAGTTGCAGCTCAAGATTCGGCAGGAGATGGGAGAGCTGGTG GATGCCCCCCGGCTGCCCAGTGATTCCAGCTCCTTTGGCTCCCGCCTGACGGACG GCGGCCTCTCCATCGACTCCCAGGATCGCGACAGCGGCCTGGACTCGGGCACGGAGCGCTTCCCTTCCGTGAGCGAA ATCTCCCTCAACCGAAACTCTGTCCTTTCCGATCCTGGCCTAGACAGCCCTCACACCTCACCCGTTGCCGCCTCACGGCTCTTCATGCACCACCGACGCCAAGGCTCCGACACCCCCTTCTCGCCCTCAGCAGAGCAg AGTTTGGATCACATGCTCCGAACTTCTATCATCGGCCCGGAAGAGGATTACGACCCAGGATACTTGGACAACGAG AACGACTCTCTGTTCCAAGATTTGGGGAAGCTGAAGATGCGTCCGGCTCACCTAGGAGTTTTCCTGCGCTATATCTTCTCTCAAGCAGATCCAAGTCCCCTG CTTCTCTATTTGTGCGTGGACGTTTACCAGCAGATGAGCCCCAAAGAGGCCCGGGCGCTGGGCAAGGACATTTGGCACATTTTCTTGGACAAAACGGCA CCCCTGAGAGTCAAGGTCTCTGATCAGCTGTTGGCAGAAATTG ACGCTCGCCTGCGGAATGGAGAGGATGCCCAAAGTGCTTTCTTCGAGGTTCAGGAGGCTGTCATGCCTGAGATCCAGGAGCAGATCCAAGATTACAG GACAAAGCGTACTATGGGTCTGGGGAGCCTCTATGGGGAGAATGACCTGCTGGAGTTGGACGGGGAGCTCCAGAAGGAACGCCAAGTGGCCGAGAAGCAGATGGCACAGCTGGGGGATATCCT ATCCAAATACGAAGATCGGAG CTCCCCCATGAGCTTTGCCCTGAAGACCTACATGATCCACATGGGGATCTGCCCTCGGGAGGCTCGCCTGGCCAGTGTTGTGGAGAAGTCCCAGGAGAAGGACAAGTGGCTGCCCTTCTTCCCCAAGACCAAGAAG AGCAGCAGCggcaagaaggagaaggaggccaCAGTGGAGGACAAGAAGCGGAACCCCATCCTGAAGTACATCGCCAAGCCCAAGAGCTCCTCGCAGAGCA cATTTCATGTCCCCCTGTCCCCTGTTGAAG TTAAGCCCGGTAACGTGAGGACCATCATCCAGCATTTTGAGAACAGCCAGAACCATGACGGCCAGGAGGCCGGCCTGCAGCGCCTTTCCACAGGCAGCTTCCCCGAAGACCTTCTGGACTCGGACAG TTCCAGGGCCGAGGTCCGGCTGGGCCGGTCGGAGAGCCTGAAGGGGCGGGAGGAGCTGAGGCGGCTGCGCAAGGCCGAGAACGTCCCCCGTTCCCGCAGTGATGTCGACATGGACGCTGCCGCGGAAGCTGCTCGGCTCCACCAGTCGGCGTCGTCCTCTGCCTCCAGCCTCTCCACCCG GTCCCTGgaaaaccccaccccaccctacacTCCCAAAACGGGGCGCAG GAGCATTGAGTCGCCCAGCCTGGGCTTCAGCTCAGAGGCCTTCCTGCCCCACTTGCTGGAGGATGAGCTTGGACAGTTCTCGGACCTTGAAATGGAGCCGGACTCCCAAAACTGGCAGCACACGGTGGGACGGGAGGCGGCTGCCCAGCTGCCTCAGCGGGAGATCGATCGCCAGGAGGTCATCAATG AGCTCTTTGTGACCGAGGCCTCCCACCTGCGGACGCTGCGCGTGCTCGACCTCGTTTTCTACCAGCGTTTGAAGAGGGAGGGGCACCTGTCCCGGGAGGAGCTGGCTCTGCTCTTCCCCAACCTTCCGGAGCTGATTGAGATCCACA aTTCCCTATCGGAATCCATGAAGAAGCTGCGAGAAGAAGGGCCGGTGGTGAAGGAGGTCGGAGACCTGATGCTTTCACGG ttCGATGGGGCTGCGCTTGAGGAATTCCAGCAAGTGGTTGCAGAGTTCTGCGCCTACCAGTCCATGGCACTGGAGCTGATCAGAACCAAGAAGCGGAAGGAGACGCGCTTTCAGCTCTTCATGCAG GATGCTGAGAGCCACCCGCAGTGCCGCCGGCTGCAGCTGAAAGACCTCATCATCTCTGAGATGCAGCGCCTGACCAAGTACCCGCTGCTGCTGGACAGCCTCATCAAGCACTCCTCAG GGCAGACTGCCGACTACCGAAAGCTCTGCCGGGCCCGAGACCAGTGCCGGGAGGCCCTCCGGTACGTGAACGAGGCAGTCAAGCAGGCGGAGAACCAGCAGCGCCTGGAGTCCTACCAGAAGCGCCTGGACGCCACCTCGCTGGAGCGGACCAGCAATCCCATCGCAGCGGAGTTCAAA AACCTGGACCTGCGAGGCCGCCGGATGATCCACGAAGGGCCCCTGGTCTGGCGCATCAGCAAGGACAAGACCGTGG ACCTGCAGGTGCTGCTCTTGGGGGACTTGCTGGTGCTGCTCCAGCGGCAGGACGAGAGGCTGGTGCTGAAGTGCCACAGCCGGACGGTACTGGGCTCCTCGGACCCCAAGCAGACCTTCAGCCCCGTCCTCAGGCTTGGCTCCATCCTCATCCGCTCCGTGGCCACCG ACAAGCGCGCCCTCTTCATCATCTGCACCTCCGAACTGGGCCCCCAGATCTACGAGCTGGTCGCCTCGACCTCCCTAGAGAAGAACAC GTGGATGGAGCTCCTAGAAGAGGCAGTCAAAAGTGCCACGCAGGCGGCCACGCTACCCCCACAGCCCCACACCCAGGAGCTGTGTCCCCACCAGCCAGCCCCAACCAG CTTCATCTTCCCCGATGCAGAGATCGCCCCCAGGCTGGGCCAAGGGAGCAGCCCCCCCGCCCGTGacgcagaggaagaggaggaggaaggggtgtcAG ATCACACTCCCACCGAAGCCTTCGCAGACGAGCAGCTGGAGGTTGGGcacccagaggaggaggaggaggaggaggaggaaggcaaccTACCCACCACACCTCCGTTGCTCCCTCTGGAAGAAGCCCCCCCTCAGAGGCTTCCCTGCTTGGAGAGCATGGCTGAATCCGCCCTGGGAGATG TGGAGACCCTGCGGAGGCTGCTCTTGCACAGCTTCCCGCCCTGCCAGGACTCTGAGCCCGAAGATGACCTGACCCCCACTCCTTCGGGGGTTGGCCCCAGCCGTCACTGGGGCTTGACATCTGCCAGCCAAGAGGAGGCCTTGAAGGGCCCCCACACGTCTGCTGTCCCTGGCCTTCCAGAGCGGGACCCGCAGGGGCATGTCCCATCCTCGGGCCCCGCAAGCGATCCAGGGCCCGGCTCCGGCCTGGAGGAGGTGGGCCCCCCTGTAGTCCAGTCAGGCGACCAGCGGTCTGAGACTCCAAGCTGCTACCTGGTGGTGCGGAAAG CTGAGGTGGAGGGGAGTGAAAGTGCTCGGCTCTTGATGGCGAAAGACAGCCAGGGGGGAACTGACGCCGGAGCCCCCCCTAATGCAGATG GAAACACTTTCTACTTAAGCCTGCCGGCAGACTCTAAGGAGCCCCAAGAATGTGCCGAGAGTGTCGGGGAGGCAGTGGGTGCTTTGAGCTGGGCACCATCCTTGCCTCCGACGGTGTCTTTGCCCGGCTGCCAGGAGAGCACCGGGGAGACCCCGGCAAGGTGGCTGAGCCCAGCAGAGTTCTCTGCACCCAGCCAGGGCATGCGGGAGGCGGATGCCATCTTCCGGACAATAGAGCAACTGACCCTCAAGCTGACCAAACTCAAG GACGTGGAAGGGGCATACCGGCAGCTGCTGCTCCGGCAGCCGCCACCGAAGGGGCACTTCACCACCGAAGCCACACCTGGGCAGGGAAGCACATCATTGCCAGAGCCGAGCCGGAGGTCGCCCAGCACCCATCGGGGGTCTGGAGTCAGCCACCCCTCTCTGCCCTCCTCCCCCCAGTCCCCGGTGGCTGCTAAGCCTG ATGTGAACGGGCTCCCTTTCGCCCTGCCTGAAGACGGCTCCCAGGAAGTGACCCTGTAG
- the ARHGEF11 gene encoding rho guanine nucleotide exchange factor 11 isoform X4, translating into MNMHPPALDRLGSLSSLGDSAPERRSPSHHRQPSDSGETTGLVQRCVIIQKDEHGFGFTVSGDRIVLVQSVRPGGAAMKAGVQEGDRIVKVNGTVVTNTSHLEVVKLIRSGAYVALTLLGSPPSSLGFLGLQHDRQQAGTPQITCTCPPPPPPPLPPPPHRVTAGPKPPQDPEVQKHATQILRKMLQQEEAELQRCYEVYSQNPASLLEEQIEGARRRVSQLQLKIRQEMGELVDAPRLPSDSSSFGSRLTDGGLSIDSQDRDSGLDSGTERFPSVSEISLNRNSVLSDPGLDSPHTSPVAASRLFMHHRRQGSDTPFSPSAEQSLDHMLRTSIIGPEEDYDPGYLDNENDSLFQDLGKLKMRPAHLGVFLRYIFSQADPSPLLLYLCVDVYQQMSPKEARALGKDIWHIFLDKTAPLRVKVSDQLLAEIDARLRNGEDAQSAFFEVQEAVMPEIQEQIQDYRTKRTMGLGSLYGENDLLELDGELQKERQVAEKQMAQLGDILSKYEDRSSPMSFALKTYMIHMGICPREARLASVVEKSQEKDKWLPFFPKTKKSSSGKKEKEATVEDKKRNPILKYIAKPKSSSQSTFHVPLSPVEVKPGNVRTIIQHFENSQNHDGQEAGLQRLSTGSFPEDLLDSDSSRAEVRLGRSESLKGREELRRLRKAENVPRSRSDVDMDAAAEAARLHQSASSSASSLSTRSLENPTPPYTPKTGRRSIESPSLGFSSEAFLPHLLEDELGQFSDLEMEPDSQNWQHTVGREAAAQLPQREIDRQEVINELFVTEASHLRTLRVLDLVFYQRLKREGHLSREELALLFPNLPELIEIHNSLSESMKKLREEGPVVKEVGDLMLSRFDGAALEEFQQVVAEFCAYQSMALELIRTKKRKETRFQLFMQDAESHPQCRRLQLKDLIISEMQRLTKYPLLLDSLIKHSSGQTADYRKLCRARDQCREALRYVNEAVKQAENQQRLESYQKRLDATSLERTSNPIAAEFKNLDLRGRRMIHEGPLVWRISKDKTVDLQVLLLGDLLVLLQRQDERLVLKCHSRTVLGSSDPKQTFSPVLRLGSILIRSVATDKRALFIICTSELGPQIYELVASTSLEKNTWMELLEEAVKSATQAATLPPQPHTQELCPHQPAPTSFIFPDAEIAPRLGQGSSPPARDAEEEEEEGVSDHTPTEAFADEQLEVGHPEEEEEEEEEGNLPTTPPLLPLEEAPPQRLPCLESMAESALGDVETLRRLLLHSFPPCQDSEPEDDLTPTPSGVGPSRHWGLTSASQEEALKGPHTSAVPGLPERDPQGHVPSSGPASDPGPGSGLEEVGPPVVQSGDQRSETPSCYLVVRKAEVEGSESARLLMAKDSQGGTDAGAPPNADGNTFYLSLPADSKEPQECAESVGEAVGALSWAPSLPPTVSLPGCQESTGETPARWLSPAEFSAPSQGMREADAIFRTIEQLTLKLTKLKDVEGAYRQLLLRQPPPKGHFTTEATPGQGSTSLPEPSRRSPSTHRGSGVSHPSLPSSPQSPVAAKPDVNGLPFALPEDGSQEVTL; encoded by the exons GTTGGGCTCCCTGTCTTCCTTGGGTGACTCAGCTCCGGAACGGCGCTCACCCAGCCACCATCGCCAGCCCTCCGACTCAGGCGAGACCACAG GGCTGGTCCAGCGCTGCGTCATCATCCAGAAAGACGAACATGGCTTCGGCTTCACCGTCAGCGGGGACCGCATTGTGCTGGTGCAGTCCGTCCGGCCAG GCGGAGCTGCGATGAAGGCCGGGGTGCAGGAAGGCGATCGGATTGTCAAG GTGAACGGGACCGTGGTCACCAACACCTCCCACCTGGAAGTGGTGAAGCTCATCCGAT CTGGTGCTTACGTTGCTCTCACCCTGTTGGGTTCCCCTCCTTCGTCTTTGGGCTTCCTGGGATTGCAGCATGACCGGCAACAGGCAGGCACCCCGCAAATCACGTGCACGTGCCccccgccgccaccaccgccgtTGCCGCCGCCTCCCCACCGGGTCACCGCTGGGCCAAAGCCACCCCAG GacccggaagtccagaaacacgCGACGCAGATCCTCAGAAAAATGCTGCAGCAGGAAGAGGCCGAATTGCAG CGATGTTACGAGGTCTACAGCCAGAATCCCGCTTCTTTGCTTGAGGAGCAGATCGAGGGGGCTCGGCGGAGGGTCAGCCAGTTGCAGCTCAAGATTCGGCAGGAGATGGGAGAGCTGGTG GATGCCCCCCGGCTGCCCAGTGATTCCAGCTCCTTTGGCTCCCGCCTGACGGACG GCGGCCTCTCCATCGACTCCCAGGATCGCGACAGCGGCCTGGACTCGGGCACGGAGCGCTTCCCTTCCGTGAGCGAA ATCTCCCTCAACCGAAACTCTGTCCTTTCCGATCCTGGCCTAGACAGCCCTCACACCTCACCCGTTGCCGCCTCACGGCTCTTCATGCACCACCGACGCCAAGGCTCCGACACCCCCTTCTCGCCCTCAGCAGAGCAg AGTTTGGATCACATGCTCCGAACTTCTATCATCGGCCCGGAAGAGGATTACGACCCAGGATACTTGGACAACGAG AACGACTCTCTGTTCCAAGATTTGGGGAAGCTGAAGATGCGTCCGGCTCACCTAGGAGTTTTCCTGCGCTATATCTTCTCTCAAGCAGATCCAAGTCCCCTG CTTCTCTATTTGTGCGTGGACGTTTACCAGCAGATGAGCCCCAAAGAGGCCCGGGCGCTGGGCAAGGACATTTGGCACATTTTCTTGGACAAAACGGCA CCCCTGAGAGTCAAGGTCTCTGATCAGCTGTTGGCAGAAATTG ACGCTCGCCTGCGGAATGGAGAGGATGCCCAAAGTGCTTTCTTCGAGGTTCAGGAGGCTGTCATGCCTGAGATCCAGGAGCAGATCCAAGATTACAG GACAAAGCGTACTATGGGTCTGGGGAGCCTCTATGGGGAGAATGACCTGCTGGAGTTGGACGGGGAGCTCCAGAAGGAACGCCAAGTGGCCGAGAAGCAGATGGCACAGCTGGGGGATATCCT ATCCAAATACGAAGATCGGAG CTCCCCCATGAGCTTTGCCCTGAAGACCTACATGATCCACATGGGGATCTGCCCTCGGGAGGCTCGCCTGGCCAGTGTTGTGGAGAAGTCCCAGGAGAAGGACAAGTGGCTGCCCTTCTTCCCCAAGACCAAGAAG AGCAGCAGCggcaagaaggagaaggaggccaCAGTGGAGGACAAGAAGCGGAACCCCATCCTGAAGTACATCGCCAAGCCCAAGAGCTCCTCGCAGAGCA cATTTCATGTCCCCCTGTCCCCTGTTGAAG TTAAGCCCGGTAACGTGAGGACCATCATCCAGCATTTTGAGAACAGCCAGAACCATGACGGCCAGGAGGCCGGCCTGCAGCGCCTTTCCACAGGCAGCTTCCCCGAAGACCTTCTGGACTCGGACAG TTCCAGGGCCGAGGTCCGGCTGGGCCGGTCGGAGAGCCTGAAGGGGCGGGAGGAGCTGAGGCGGCTGCGCAAGGCCGAGAACGTCCCCCGTTCCCGCAGTGATGTCGACATGGACGCTGCCGCGGAAGCTGCTCGGCTCCACCAGTCGGCGTCGTCCTCTGCCTCCAGCCTCTCCACCCG GTCCCTGgaaaaccccaccccaccctacacTCCCAAAACGGGGCGCAG GAGCATTGAGTCGCCCAGCCTGGGCTTCAGCTCAGAGGCCTTCCTGCCCCACTTGCTGGAGGATGAGCTTGGACAGTTCTCGGACCTTGAAATGGAGCCGGACTCCCAAAACTGGCAGCACACGGTGGGACGGGAGGCGGCTGCCCAGCTGCCTCAGCGGGAGATCGATCGCCAGGAGGTCATCAATG AGCTCTTTGTGACCGAGGCCTCCCACCTGCGGACGCTGCGCGTGCTCGACCTCGTTTTCTACCAGCGTTTGAAGAGGGAGGGGCACCTGTCCCGGGAGGAGCTGGCTCTGCTCTTCCCCAACCTTCCGGAGCTGATTGAGATCCACA aTTCCCTATCGGAATCCATGAAGAAGCTGCGAGAAGAAGGGCCGGTGGTGAAGGAGGTCGGAGACCTGATGCTTTCACGG ttCGATGGGGCTGCGCTTGAGGAATTCCAGCAAGTGGTTGCAGAGTTCTGCGCCTACCAGTCCATGGCACTGGAGCTGATCAGAACCAAGAAGCGGAAGGAGACGCGCTTTCAGCTCTTCATGCAG GATGCTGAGAGCCACCCGCAGTGCCGCCGGCTGCAGCTGAAAGACCTCATCATCTCTGAGATGCAGCGCCTGACCAAGTACCCGCTGCTGCTGGACAGCCTCATCAAGCACTCCTCAG GGCAGACTGCCGACTACCGAAAGCTCTGCCGGGCCCGAGACCAGTGCCGGGAGGCCCTCCGGTACGTGAACGAGGCAGTCAAGCAGGCGGAGAACCAGCAGCGCCTGGAGTCCTACCAGAAGCGCCTGGACGCCACCTCGCTGGAGCGGACCAGCAATCCCATCGCAGCGGAGTTCAAA AACCTGGACCTGCGAGGCCGCCGGATGATCCACGAAGGGCCCCTGGTCTGGCGCATCAGCAAGGACAAGACCGTGG ACCTGCAGGTGCTGCTCTTGGGGGACTTGCTGGTGCTGCTCCAGCGGCAGGACGAGAGGCTGGTGCTGAAGTGCCACAGCCGGACGGTACTGGGCTCCTCGGACCCCAAGCAGACCTTCAGCCCCGTCCTCAGGCTTGGCTCCATCCTCATCCGCTCCGTGGCCACCG ACAAGCGCGCCCTCTTCATCATCTGCACCTCCGAACTGGGCCCCCAGATCTACGAGCTGGTCGCCTCGACCTCCCTAGAGAAGAACAC GTGGATGGAGCTCCTAGAAGAGGCAGTCAAAAGTGCCACGCAGGCGGCCACGCTACCCCCACAGCCCCACACCCAGGAGCTGTGTCCCCACCAGCCAGCCCCAACCAG CTTCATCTTCCCCGATGCAGAGATCGCCCCCAGGCTGGGCCAAGGGAGCAGCCCCCCCGCCCGTGacgcagaggaagaggaggaggaaggggtgtcAG ATCACACTCCCACCGAAGCCTTCGCAGACGAGCAGCTGGAGGTTGGGcacccagaggaggaggaggaggaggaggaggaaggcaaccTACCCACCACACCTCCGTTGCTCCCTCTGGAAGAAGCCCCCCCTCAGAGGCTTCCCTGCTTGGAGAGCATGGCTGAATCCGCCCTGGGAGATG TGGAGACCCTGCGGAGGCTGCTCTTGCACAGCTTCCCGCCCTGCCAGGACTCTGAGCCCGAAGATGACCTGACCCCCACTCCTTCGGGGGTTGGCCCCAGCCGTCACTGGGGCTTGACATCTGCCAGCCAAGAGGAGGCCTTGAAGGGCCCCCACACGTCTGCTGTCCCTGGCCTTCCAGAGCGGGACCCGCAGGGGCATGTCCCATCCTCGGGCCCCGCAAGCGATCCAGGGCCCGGCTCCGGCCTGGAGGAGGTGGGCCCCCCTGTAGTCCAGTCAGGCGACCAGCGGTCTGAGACTCCAAGCTGCTACCTGGTGGTGCGGAAAG CTGAGGTGGAGGGGAGTGAAAGTGCTCGGCTCTTGATGGCGAAAGACAGCCAGGGGGGAACTGACGCCGGAGCCCCCCCTAATGCAGATG GAAACACTTTCTACTTAAGCCTGCCGGCAGACTCTAAGGAGCCCCAAGAATGTGCCGAGAGTGTCGGGGAGGCAGTGGGTGCTTTGAGCTGGGCACCATCCTTGCCTCCGACGGTGTCTTTGCCCGGCTGCCAGGAGAGCACCGGGGAGACCCCGGCAAGGTGGCTGAGCCCAGCAGAGTTCTCTGCACCCAGCCAGGGCATGCGGGAGGCGGATGCCATCTTCCGGACAATAGAGCAACTGACCCTCAAGCTGACCAAACTCAAG GACGTGGAAGGGGCATACCGGCAGCTGCTGCTCCGGCAGCCGCCACCGAAGGGGCACTTCACCACCGAAGCCACACCTGGGCAGGGAAGCACATCATTGCCAGAGCCGAGCCGGAGGTCGCCCAGCACCCATCGGGGGTCTGGAGTCAGCCACCCCTCTCTGCCCTCCTCCCCCCAGTCCCCGGTGGCTGCTAAGCCTG ATGTGAACGGGCTCCCTTTCGCCCTGCCTGAAGACGGCTCCCAGGAAGTGACCCTGTAG